A window of Periplaneta americana isolate PAMFEO1 chromosome 9, P.americana_PAMFEO1_priV1, whole genome shotgun sequence genomic DNA:
GGTCTTCTAGCAACTGGCGAACCAGAAGCACGAAGGCCAAGTATCGACCTTTACATTAAATAATTCTGGTCAAATACGAGTAATATATCCACGTGTATGACACTCCAATTTATAACTATAATGTCTATAATTACCATATAAGACCTATAtcaggataaacttcagaacacggattccttcctttccctcttacttcaaaattccaaccttgtgcacacaaaataaattactggcactgaaaagtgccttttcgtaagcatgatgcgcattcgacaaacgcagacaaatctgctctttatCAGtaaggaatccgtatactgaaattttccccgtATATCATTCTATCCGACAGGATAATAGAATATCACTCATCGTATACGGTAATTCAATGGCTCACCCGAACAACGTTGTACTTTCCGTGAAGGTGGTTTGCTTACGAagaggcacttttcagtgccaataatttattttgtgtgcacaagattggaatttgaagtaagagggaaaggacagactccgtgttctgaaatttaaccTATAATTTGAGCTGTAACCATTTCTGCAGATTACACAGCAGCCATAGCCCACAATTTACTTCGGTTTGGCGAATATTGCCAGCTAATGAACTTACTTGAGCCAGGTCTATCTGCTTCCCGGACGACATGGGTCATTCCTGCCTTGTAACCTATAAATGCGGTCAAATGAACAGGCTTCGACGGATCATCCTTTGGGAAAGCCTTCACCTTACCACGGTGCCTTTGGGATCGTTTCTTGGGGTAGAATCCCATAGATCCATGGCGAGGAGCACTGAATTTCCGATGAGACTGAAAATTCATTACCCCTATTAAaatctcacttaatcaaattgggAAGTATAGTTCCTGCAAATTAACGAATAGTACGCCTATTAAGGATAATAAAATCGAATTAACATTGTACGAGAGGCTTGCAATTCTGCTACCCGTTAAGTGAAACACGTGGCGTCAAATATACAGTAATATTCtcagcaaaattatacaaaaaaaaaatccaatatctGGAACTTTACCACTGCCTTTTTATCCTGCTTCGcaacataaaaaacaaattaacaaaGATTATGAAACTGAACATTAAAAAAAGTTAGGTATCCGAACATGAAATTAGATGAGACAAACTTTTCTTCacgaaaatatattgaaaaattaacGTTAAATCGCTCTGTATTAACGCAAATAAACAAAAGgattaatatttcagttttaaagTAAAAACGTGCCCAAAATTCTAAAGGATGCAAAAGATTTAAATAGATTTACAGACATCAACGATCAATACGATAACTTACCATCGCGACACAGGAACCTGAAGAGAATGGATTTCGCGCATGCGTTTCCTTTATATACAAAAATTGGTTTGAATTCACAGATGGCGCAGATGTCGAGAACTTCAAAATTGCTGCCAACAGGAAGAAATGTGTTACAATATGTTataacattgtaataataataatataagttactTTCCTATCTTATATACACGATTATAATTACTACAACCAACAAGAAGTAAAaggtttcaatttattttaaagtatttattatttatgaaattattattctaTATTATATGTTGGTCACATTGAAACAGTGACAGCTGAAGTGAGCTCTATCGAGGACATTTGGAagttaaacataataaaaaaaaaaaaaaaacagtgaagcAAATTCTGATCCGAAAGTTCAACTTAAATTATTGCACTTTTGTCTATTCTACTTTGTCATATTCAGATAAAAACAGAACCTAACAACTGAAACAATATGGGTGATGATCCAAGAGGGAGAAATGCACTGAATCGATTTTTTGAAACAATGTCTAATGCTATTGAATCACCTGTAATATGGTTTAGAGGTTAGGATTGCCTGCAAATGGGTCGTAATtcgtaaatttattttaatgaacagTTTGCTGTATcgtaacaaattattatatttacagagAAGATTGTTGTGCCAAACCAGAAAGATTACGCCTGGTATCACCAAAGGTTCCGTCGTGTTCCAACAATTGACGAATGTTACACAGACGACCCAGTATGCCAACAGGAAGCCCAACAGCAATTTAAGAGAGACAagtatttccttaatttttttaaaatttgtcttaTACGATTTCGTGTCTGTGTATGCtctgatattaatattaacaggATAAGAGTCTGCAATTACAATCCTGTATTTCGTTACTGGAAGTTCAATTTTGTTTGTAGTACACAGGTCTAATAGATAATTACCCAAATTGTAATAATGTTAGTGAGTCGTATTACCACCGAAATTACATAATGCAGCCAGTGCTGGGCTCCCCAGTGCTGTTGATATTGATCTTGCAAGTATTAAAAAAACAGATGTCaatgtaattataaaatttcTATTTCAGATTCGTAGAAAATGAAATCTTGAGTATTTTAAGACGAAGATTCGAAGATTGCATTCTTTATGAAGCCCCAGATCATGTAGCTAAGTGTACGCCGCTTCTGGATCAGTACAATGAAGCTACAGAAAACTGGTTTATTAAGTGTGAGTTGTTTTACAATTTCCGATAAAttcggtatgtattttttaaggtttaaagtcaTAGGTCATTTTCCGTAAGCTTATAATAAAATAGGGCCTATGTCACATTTGCTTGCTACAATAcgtattcaaaattaaattcttttcttgCAAAGTTATCATTAATACACTGATACTGATATTACGCCTATGAGACAGATATAAAGGATGTCCCAACAAGACCGCCGGATTTAATaatctgaataaaataaatgctacAAAAACGTAACGCAGATAGCAATGCCGCCAACCCAACAATAACAAGATATTTTTGTGACATTGCGCCATTGTCTTGTTAGCACTTATCTATTCTGCTGTTTTGTTGCATTTACTCATTAAATCCGACGTTGTTGGGGCACTCTTTATTATGAAATGTGATACATGCATAGTATTATGAGAGTGATTTTAAATTGTGCAATAGAAGGATAACTTACGGTATACAAGTAGAGAAATCATGGAACAAAGCAAAGGTCTATGCCGAAGAGGAATATTTGTGGTAGCCTTTAGAAACTGAAGAATACTGATGTTGAATTTTGAATTGCAGATGGCGACATAGGCGCATATGGCAGGGTTCAAGACGCATATATGAAACAAAAACACCGCATGATTTGGGAACGTCGCCATGGCCCTGTAGGCTCTGGAATGAAAGAGGGAGTAGAAGTTGGTGCCCACTAAATTTATATGCCAACTTATTTTATAGTAAGACTGTAAATAATTTAACAGGATTGGATCATTGTAATATATGCCCAGCAATATTACTGCGAGAATGGGTTTTGTTTCAATGAGGGTAACTATGTAGTTTCATTTTTGTGTTGTAATAAAATGTTGAACCGTATGTTTACTTTTCTTGTTTTGTCCAGTTCCTCTCCAAGAGTGTCTCGACTGAGAGAGAAAGAGATTTATATAAAGACAACATAAATATAgatgatagtaagaaaaaaattaatgcacaTTCAAGTTACAAGTCAACATTTAACTATTTACAAGTTTACAATGGACTAAGTCCACACTGGAACAAGTTTTCTTAGGACATTTCTGCTTTTTCTCACAATATCTTGCCAATTACAGATCCACTAATAGCCATAATGTGAAATGAGTCAATACAATGAATTCAGGTTTTTCTAGTCTTGGAGACATACAGCATATTCTGAATCTCAGTGATTACGTCATTGATAATGCTCCAGTGCTGTACCAGATCTtcaatgaatctgattggttcttgtaatgGGCGAGAATCGACAgatgaatgacatcgtgcactgttgtgttgtttgtaatgagcacataaaaaaatgtgtatatatatatatatatatatatatatatatatatatatatatatatatatatatttttttttaatccaatgccaccaggttgtcttttcgacatttctggtcttctctccttgccgtggcttagttgtaacccacttctgaggttggggcacctggaaggcggagttacattaccccgatgatgtgataggatgattatgataatgtggtgccaggagaggtcttaaatctaaacttaacctaaattccagaccatggacgaacacaagaataatcccctttaaggaaaaattcctgtgctctaaccgggaatcgaacccgggacctcatgctatatgttaatagcttatgaacgaacatgtcaatggATCAATTACTACTGATTCAAGAAATAAACTGTTTGTGCTCTTTTATTTGAGTGAGATGACAGTATGGTTATagttcaattcaaagtgtgtcatggcttgctgtatgccgtcatgtggctagccgatgagcctagagaattcaatcttcctacacttccgcagaggtgtattacatatgtgccagagaagttgcctagcaagtatagcattcattctgaagagtacgtaccgatacatacggtaacacctgtagtggcaggaatgtgaagtatttggaaacacatactgaggcgagtttttttcttactgtcgggatatggggagagggttaagacgattacttacgtagcctatttgttgacattaacttcgacggtcaacatggacacagagcatttgatttgtgttgtggaaagtTGCTGTATGCAACAGATGATCACAAATACCACgcatacgacttgcccgcgcaaaacacagtttgaaagaggttatggtagcacacagaccgccatctgttgctatgatgttcaagttataccgtacacactctcaagttcagattgaacgccttgattaataggcaacttctctgacataaaatctgaaactctcttcaaattgctgaatcacaacagtgacgtcatgacaattttgaaatgaacacccagtatagcagATAATATAACAAGTCATAAGCCGCCATAATAGCCATTGAACTtttcagcagttttgttcctattacaTTGCAGTGTGACATCATTGATGTCCACTGGTCCGATGAGATTTAAAATACGCTGAGAATATTAGGGGACTGAGTAGTATGACAAACATTTCAGTACAAAAATTTAGTTCAGTATCCCTAGGCTGTtagtgttcagagtggaataaaaattgccaTGGTTATACAAGAAGTTATTCTGAATTCAAGCTATAAAAGACAACTGCTTAATTCCTTATCCAAGTGCAATAGAAAGGCCCTAACTCAGGTATGCTCAtactctgactcccgattacgttctgtaatcacaaccttccaatgtagagcgtgctgttcctcgttcgaagctcgacggatgggtgcggaaggcagttcaagtacttagtaaacgcacgaacagtgcggaaCAATgatacagtcaaaaccttctgtaaaaAACGATCATTccttacagtgtgggaggaagactatttttgttgtacgtttgGTGAAAACAAAGTGTTTACTATATTGtcaggtactgtcaggaatactgctgagcaacataaaactacattataggctctgccatCTAGAACATGCCAGAGTGACAggaaagctgttttctgtaatatagcctattttcatataccaacgttattattattattattattattattattattattattattattagacctattattattactactactattattattgttattgtggtgattttattccagcaaaaatagatattttgataaaataatttttcagggatgcaacgtgcactacagcttcaagaattgaaagcacttcatgaaaggccaaacactgaagagagtcgaacaattctgagtctatgttttggagtaagtgagcctatgtagtatgttgggaattagctaagacattaaaacccttcacggatggtgaacttgtaaagagatgtatggtgcctgaacaaaatatagttaattatgtctctgtactgcaacagctcaaatgtgaattcacagaacatagatttagttattttagacgtatggagagtgatattaatctttttgttaatcctttcatagtaaatttagtacaatctgtgagagtgcagttccaggatgagttaattgatttactaagtaacatagaattcagaactaaatgcagagattATGACTTGataagcatagaattatttaaaaaatgaacaaaacgaaatatcccaagatgagcttactcgctgccactatgttagctaccttcgcctcgacatatgtgtgcgaacaattattttcgagaattaaGGTTGCTCAATCCAAACATAAGTAccaattaacagatgagcatctttagcacattgcagtaaattcgttggaaatagattcccgaatacttgcagaaaagaatgcagatgttgaatagaccgcaatgtaaACTATAtggtgaaatataaaaatgatattatatcataactatattaaatataataaatagtgtaataactgaatattgcagtgtatactctttcctttttcaaattcagtttattatccgtatttgtaagagagcgagaactatgctacgggcggtgctgcaatgtagttgcggagcccagttcgtacactgtgtgtgttacgcagtgcagcatcatccatgTAATCGGAGCTTtaacaattttgagcatacctgtccTAACTGATAACCCGTTTTTctactttgctaaatgtacctcaaaCTTGAaatgcacattacttgctacaatcttcactcatatcccttgtatttttttaagttatcaagtaatgtatcaACATATTGTAAATCCTAAAGCAATATTTAGTTGAATAATTCACccttaatgaaaaagaaaaaaaaaaaaatacacttgaTTAACGATTTTTGACATTACCTTcaatacatataatttttttcttatgctgtgtgatattcataaaccTGTAGGTCTACTTTGTGGAACACAGGCTGcaaaaaaacactgtaaaatttcaattaatagtttcagtagtttcagagagaAGTACACTCGAACTTGGAAAATCTTAACTTACgaaaactgtatttaaaaacaAAGAGGGTGTACGAATTACATCTGTCACCATATTTAAAGATACCATTTgaagggcttatctgcagaggTATCTTAACTTACgaaaactgtatttaaaaacaAAGAGGGTGTATGAATTACATCCGTCACCATATTTAAAGATACCATTTgaagggcttatctgcagaggTATCTTAACTTACgaaaactgtatttaaaaacaAAGAGGGTGTATGAATTACATCCGTCACAATATTTAAAGATACCATTTgaagggcttatctgcagaggtaccccacaaaaaatatatgttctCAAgtaactagttagattaattaaaatgtgtctcagtgaaacgtacagcagagtctgtataggccagtttctatctgatgcttttccaattcactgcagactaaagcaaggagatgcactatcacctttactttttaacattgTTCTAGAatatattaggaaagttcaggatttggaattgaacgggttacatcagctgcttgtctatacaaATGACACGAATATGtttgaagaaaatccacaaacgattagggaaaacacgggaattttacctgaagcaagtaaagagataggtttggaagtaaaccccgaaaagacgaagtatatgatatGTCTCATGActagaatattgaacgaaatggaaatatatcctttgaagagatggaaaaattgaaatatcttggagcaacagtaacaaatataaatgatattcaggaggaaatcaaacacacaacaaatatggaaaatgcctgttattattcggttgagaagctttcgtcatccaatctgctctcaaaaagagctgaaagaatttataaaacaggtatattaccagttgttctgtatggtgtgaaacttggattctaactttgagaaagagaggttaagggtgttgagaataaggtgcttaggaaaatattgggagctaagagggatgaagttacaggagaatggcaaaagttacacaatgtagaactgcacgcattgtattcttcacctgacatgattaggaacattaaatccagacgtttgagatgggcagggcatgtcgcacgtatgggcaaatccagaaatgcatatagtgttgcgtaaagattaattttttggttctacagaataaaTCTGTTATGGCAGCAAtagttattagaagagaaaaattcgttccggcaccggagatcgaacccaggttcttggttctacataccaagcactctaaccactgagctaggctgaagttcaatccacagcaccggatcaaattcctcgcctctagtgtttttccctttgtggcctgactccacacctgtggagtaatgatcagcacgtctggctgtgaaaccaggtggcctgtgttcgattcccggttggggcaagttatctggttgaggttttttccggggttttcccctcaatggaatatgagcaaatgctggataactttcggtattggaccccggactcatttcactggcattatcgccttcatctcattcagaagctaaataacctaagatgttgataaagtgtcgtaaaataacctactaaaataaataaaaaatctattcagtattcgcaagagaatctttgTCTAATATTTGATGCCTGATcaaagaaaggagaagaaaacCTCAGCAatcataaatacatataaattaaaattaaatttgaaaggtAGCATAAATGAGACATCATACATTCTGACCAAAATATTTACTtgcatggaaattttacacataaaacatTAGAAAGGCAGTTTTCTGTTCCTGTGAACATAATTAATGGAAAGAGAAGGGGAAATTTGTCCCCTAGCTCACAACCATAAAAAGTGCCAgtaatgaaaagtaaaatatctaacaatatacacatttaaaataatcTATGATTTTCAAAGTTACTGTGCACTGGAGCACAACCATACTGATCCTTTCTTACAACAGTGACCAATGCTACACCATCAAAACACTCAAAACTTCTATTTTTAGGTATTTAAATTCATAgtacaattcaaatttaataatCGCATGGATTCTTTCTTTCAACTAACGTATATTGTTTTTGGAAAACAGAAACCATCTTTGTGATTACAAAACCAACTTAACTCACGATAAGGCAATATTTTGCTTTCAGTTTTTATAACACAAGATGAATACATTTcagttttaaatataaactgaaaaCAAGATATTCCTTCTAAACAGTAAGGGTACTTCTGAAGCAGTTTGTTGCGTTTTAAGCTATGTAACATTATACATCAACACAAAACCTGATAGTAGataattctttaattttcatCCATGAATAATTCACTTCtgcagcagtgaaaaattaaagatATTGAAAAGAAACTGAAGAAGCACAATGTCCGAGATCCTGTGCCGATAGGAATAAAGATCTTCCTCTGAATTACCTCCTGACAACTTGACAGATTCTGCTACTTATTCTTCTATTAAGATAATcacgaatttaatttttattctcttcgCATCAACTGATGTTTCCAAGTATTCAGATCTTCATCAAGTTTACCATATATATtcaagtattaacaataagtctgGCTCTTGTCatcaatgttaaaaattaaatctcAATTTTTATTCCCACACAGACAAACATTGCGCCTTTCTATATGATCATTAAAAGTAAGCAGGCaataaaaaaacagataaaattattGCAGTTATTTTACAACTGTTAAGGAATGAAGcccccattttgattattacaAATGTAGCAAACTcacaaaaaaagtaaaatgtaccACATGTGAAAATTTGTTCTTCTCtcattgtttatgcaaaaaaATCTGGAATTATGAGTGAAGTAAAGATTAACTTAAAAGTATAGTTATCAATTTTTGTACAATTTTGGGTGCGAAGGTTTCTTGGACTTCATGAATAAAAATTTTGGTGTCATATCTTAAATGAACAACATAGTACAAGCAATGATAATTCATTCATGCTGCCATTAGGACGGTGAAGTTCGTTTCCTTCACATAATatcgggggggaaaaaaaagtcaaGCATTATTGCATTGCAAAATTTTGGGCACCAAGTGTAATCTCATAGTATATTATACTCTATACATTAAACCAATTTCAATGTTCAGATCAAACGAGCTCTTCAAATACTTCGAATATGGAATGCTATTAGCAATAAAAGTTACACAATAATTCTCCATGGTAACGATTTCACTAAAGCAAATCCCTTAAAAAATTTGGAAAGGAGGAAGGTGGTTAAAACTTTTGATTCTCTTTGCATTACTTTCAAATGTGGCCAATCGATACGctttgtattgattaaggcaCAGACACCTAACACACCATAGGTGCCACTTTAAAAAACATCTAAAAACTCCCATCCTTGATGTCTAAAAGAAAATATACCTCATTTCATTAAGTCTGATTGCGTAGCATCAAGGTATATTTGGTTGAAGACTCGGTCTGAGTGAACCACACTTGACGTTCTCT
This region includes:
- the ND-PDSW gene encoding NADH dehydrogenase [ubiquinone] 1 beta subcomplex subunit 10 — translated: MGDDPRGRNALNRFFETMSNAIESPVIWFREKIVVPNQKDYAWYHQRFRRVPTIDECYTDDPVCQQEAQQQFKRDKFVENEILSILRRRFEDCILYEAPDHVAKCTPLLDQYNEATENWFIKYGDIGAYGRVQDAYMKQKHRMIWERRHGPVGSGMKEGVEVGAH